The Palleronia sp. THAF1 genome window below encodes:
- a CDS encoding aldo/keto reductase, whose amino-acid sequence MDRVRLSPDLEISRIVYGMWRLADDGADTAPKAVQEKIEACLEQGITTMDQADIYGGYMAEEVMGAALTPNLKRQIEVVTKCDIVAPAGRHAKARIKHYDTSRAHIVRSVDTSLRLMGIDRIDLLLIHRPDPFMDQHETGRTLDALVAQGKVRAVGVSNFKLHDWTLLQSAMTSPLVTNQIEMSLGHVAPFTNGDLAYLQERNVAPMAWSPLGGGALMTGTGALETAMDEVAAQAGVDRAAVAVAWLLAHPAGIVPVLGTNNPRRIRSISDAERVKMDRETWFQLYTHALGQEVP is encoded by the coding sequence ATGGACCGCGTCAGACTTTCGCCCGACCTGGAGATCAGCCGCATCGTTTACGGCATGTGGCGGCTGGCCGATGACGGCGCCGACACGGCGCCCAAAGCCGTGCAGGAAAAGATCGAAGCCTGTCTCGAACAAGGCATCACCACCATGGATCAGGCCGACATCTACGGCGGATACATGGCCGAAGAAGTGATGGGAGCCGCGCTGACACCCAATCTGAAACGCCAGATCGAGGTTGTCACGAAATGCGATATCGTCGCGCCGGCAGGGCGTCACGCGAAGGCACGCATCAAGCACTATGACACCAGCCGCGCGCATATTGTCCGCTCTGTCGACACCTCGCTGCGGCTGATGGGGATCGACCGGATCGACCTTCTGTTAATCCACCGCCCCGATCCGTTCATGGACCAGCACGAGACGGGCCGAACGCTGGACGCGTTGGTCGCTCAGGGAAAAGTCCGCGCCGTTGGCGTGTCGAACTTCAAGCTGCACGACTGGACCCTGCTGCAATCCGCGATGACATCGCCGCTGGTGACGAACCAGATCGAGATGAGCCTTGGCCACGTTGCCCCTTTCACCAACGGCGATCTCGCCTATCTGCAAGAGCGCAACGTCGCACCGATGGCATGGTCGCCCTTGGGTGGCGGCGCACTGATGACTGGCACCGGCGCGCTGGAAACCGCGATGGACGAAGTCGCCGCACAGGCCGGCGTGGACCGTGCCGCCGTTGCGGTCGCCTGGCTTCTGGCGCATCCGGCCGGTATCGTTCCGGTCCTTGGCACCAACAATCCGCGCCGCATCCGCAGCATCTCTGACGCGGAGAGGGTAAAG
- a CDS encoding LLM class flavin-dependent oxidoreductase: protein MTVVPVTSADLDAAEVSWFAALCSDDYTQLGVPDGDLRSSWTHCRDIALEAERQSFRNILCPSSYQVGQDTLSFVAGMAPLTERMNFLAAIRCGEMQPIMLARTVATLDHMLEGRLTLNVISSDFPGEKADSDYRYQRSREVVEILKQAWTQDTITYHGQVYDFDAVPTDPAKPYQTGGPLLYFGGYSPSALELCGQHCDVYLMWPEPKDQIAERMRAVNDVAARYDRTLDYGLRVHMIVRDTEAEAKEYAEHLTAQLDDEMGKLIRERAHDSGSLGVSHQARARELADQFGYVEPHLWTGIGRARSGCGAALVGSADQVLSEIEAYRKMGIRSFIFSGYPHLDECRHFGRLVMPQLTTCSLPHVYGRVPDTTPATPLGTGDRR, encoded by the coding sequence ATGACCGTTGTCCCTGTCACCTCAGCCGATCTCGACGCCGCAGAGGTCTCTTGGTTCGCCGCCCTGTGTTCCGACGATTACACGCAGTTGGGCGTACCCGATGGTGATCTGCGGTCAAGCTGGACACACTGCCGCGACATCGCGCTGGAGGCCGAGCGTCAATCTTTTCGCAACATTTTGTGCCCATCATCCTATCAGGTCGGTCAGGACACGCTGTCATTCGTCGCCGGAATGGCACCGCTTACGGAAAGGATGAATTTTCTGGCCGCGATCCGCTGCGGAGAGATGCAGCCGATCATGCTCGCGCGCACGGTCGCGACACTGGATCACATGCTGGAAGGACGGCTGACTTTGAATGTCATCTCGTCCGACTTTCCGGGGGAGAAGGCTGACAGCGACTACCGTTACCAGCGCAGCCGCGAGGTGGTGGAGATTCTGAAACAGGCTTGGACGCAGGATACGATCACCTATCACGGACAGGTCTACGATTTCGATGCCGTCCCGACGGACCCCGCCAAACCCTACCAGACCGGCGGTCCTCTGCTCTACTTCGGCGGCTACTCTCCGTCGGCGCTGGAATTGTGCGGCCAGCATTGCGACGTCTACCTCATGTGGCCCGAACCAAAGGACCAGATCGCCGAACGGATGCGCGCCGTGAACGACGTGGCCGCCCGCTATGATCGCACGCTCGACTACGGCCTGCGCGTCCACATGATCGTGCGCGACACGGAAGCAGAGGCGAAGGAATACGCCGAACACCTGACCGCTCAGCTTGACGACGAGATGGGAAAGCTGATCCGCGAGCGCGCCCATGACAGCGGTAGCCTGGGTGTCAGCCATCAGGCCCGTGCGCGCGAATTGGCGGACCAGTTCGGCTATGTCGAACCCCACCTCTGGACCGGCATCGGCCGCGCGCGGTCGGGCTGCGGCGCCGCACTGGTAGGATCGGCGGACCAGGTCCTTTCAGAAATCGAGGCGTACCGGAAAATGGGCATCCGCTCGTTCATCTTCTCGGGTTACCCGCATCTGGACGAGTGTCGCCATTTCGGCCGACTGGTCATGCCTCAGTTGACAACCTGCTCGCTACCCCATGTCTACGGTCGCGTACCGGACACCACTCCGGCCACGCCCCTTGGAACAGGAGACCGCCGCTGA
- a CDS encoding Gfo/Idh/MocA family protein — translation MHEIVKYGIIGCGMMGQEHIRNIALLDGAEVVAFLEPDPGMARHTRALVPDAVQYGSIAELLAHDPLDALVIASPNFLHVPEMMEIAQRRALPLLIEKPLYTSEDQAAALTAIDYPAPVWVAMEYRYMPPIAALIDKATGATGAPRMLSIREHRFPFLDKVGDWNRFNAFTGGTFVEKCCHFFDLMRLILQSEPVRIMASAGQELNHKDEVYGDRVPDILDSGYVLVDFESGARAMLELCMFAEGGRWQEEIALTGHAGKVEAFVPGPTRFWPEALGPSPTAQLVVSPRHPKGPETLELPVDPRLLEAGDHNGATFYQHQRFREVVLGRAEVEVTLADGARAVEMGLAAQKSAATGEAVHLPPQS, via the coding sequence ATGCACGAAATAGTCAAATACGGCATCATCGGATGCGGGATGATGGGGCAAGAGCACATCCGCAATATCGCGCTTCTGGATGGGGCCGAGGTCGTCGCATTCCTGGAGCCTGACCCCGGTATGGCAAGGCATACCCGCGCGCTGGTACCGGATGCGGTGCAATACGGATCAATTGCCGAGCTGCTGGCGCACGACCCGCTGGATGCGCTGGTCATCGCATCGCCGAATTTTTTGCATGTCCCTGAAATGATGGAGATTGCGCAGCGCCGGGCCCTGCCGCTGTTGATCGAAAAGCCGTTGTACACAAGCGAAGATCAGGCCGCGGCCTTGACGGCGATCGACTATCCGGCCCCGGTCTGGGTGGCGATGGAATACCGCTACATGCCCCCCATCGCCGCGTTGATCGACAAGGCGACCGGCGCGACCGGCGCACCGCGCATGCTGTCGATTCGTGAGCATCGCTTTCCGTTTCTGGACAAGGTCGGTGACTGGAACCGCTTCAACGCTTTCACCGGCGGCACATTCGTCGAGAAATGCTGCCATTTCTTCGATCTGATGCGCCTGATTCTGCAGTCCGAGCCGGTACGGATCATGGCCAGCGCGGGGCAGGAACTGAACCACAAGGACGAGGTTTACGGGGATCGCGTGCCGGACATTCTGGACAGCGGATACGTGCTGGTTGATTTCGAAAGTGGTGCGCGGGCGATGCTGGAGTTGTGCATGTTCGCCGAGGGCGGTCGCTGGCAGGAAGAGATCGCGCTGACGGGTCACGCGGGCAAGGTCGAGGCGTTCGTGCCTGGACCGACGCGCTTCTGGCCCGAAGCGCTTGGTCCCAGCCCGACGGCGCAGCTTGTGGTCAGCCCCCGCCATCCCAAGGGGCCGGAAACGCTGGAACTTCCGGTCGATCCGCGGTTGCTGGAAGCAGGTGATCATAACGGCGCGACCTTCTATCAGCACCAGCGATTCAGGGAGGTTGTTTTGGGCCGGGCGGAGGTCGAAGTGACGCTGGCGGACGGCGCGCGGGCCGTTGAAATGGGGCTCGCGGCACAGAAATCTGCGGCTACGGGCGAGGCCGTGCATCTGCCACCGCAATCGTGA